A window of the Dyadobacter pollutisoli genome harbors these coding sequences:
- a CDS encoding SusC/RagA family TonB-linked outer membrane protein, producing MKRTLSRLIREIPQFLLCSMALVLFLSENALAFADRQITGTVVSAEDKNPLPGVTIIVKGNNTIGTATDTEGKFKLTVPEESTLILSYIGYISQEIIVGSRNDFSIEMASDQKQLSEVVVIGYGTQKKGDITSSVASVKREDFIKGTVRDAAQLVQGKVAGLRITTPSGSPAANTQINLRGINSINGTSDPLILVDGIPGGLNTVAPEDIESVDVLKDGSAAAIYGTRATGGVILITTRKNKGGSKSTIEYSNYVNIQTIARRPELLTGDDYRQKIKEGIDYQDYGGNTDWLSEIMQKPVSHNHNLTLFGGNSTTNFTGSVNYRDWEGIFLRSGQNRFTGRADLNHSMFNNKLKTNLQLINRVTRSKGPVNPADNAAWGYIYRQAIIRNPTDRVRTDTGAWQERDGYFYENPVSRIYESDFEGTYKEMRMSGSLDYAPINDLNFKLLVSSVQNNGLEGNSTTFKHTNTRLSNQNATAGRFTSANDEKLLELTGNYAKSFGKHRLTLLGGYSWQDATYESFSASNWDFPTDAYDWNNLGAGGALQKGQASMGSTKNKWQLAGFFGRFTYSFDEKYLFMASVRREGSSRFGVNNQWGTFPAASVGWRISKESFLENIIGNAEIKLRAGFGITGTIANSPYLSQISYNFSRNEGAFIGGKWVPGFVPARNFNPDLRWEKKEEVNAGVDFGFMKNRISGSIDFYSRKVKDLLYDFPVPVPPYLTGSMFLNAGTMKNEGLEILLNLVPVQTASFQWNSGFTYSTNRNKLVSLSNDQFKASNDFFDAGYTGEPIQISTHRVKVGEPIGRFFVWKSVGVDEKGGWLIENKDGEIIPIADAQPEDRQYYGNGIPKHNLGWNNSVRYKNFDLAVNMRGAFGYDVLNYQSMFYNNPKNKAYNMMKTAYDPIDGKVLNNDLVYVSHYIENGNYWKIDNVTLGYTLPQNLIKGMKNARVFVSGLNLATITGYTGIDPEGVSMTGFDPGSDQRDKYATTRTFTAGLSVTF from the coding sequence ATGAAAAGAACATTATCCAGATTGATCCGGGAAATACCTCAGTTCCTGCTTTGCAGCATGGCATTGGTATTGTTCCTGTCGGAAAACGCCCTGGCTTTCGCCGATCGCCAGATTACGGGTACCGTGGTATCCGCCGAGGACAAAAATCCTCTGCCTGGTGTGACTATTATTGTGAAAGGAAATAATACCATTGGAACTGCGACAGACACCGAAGGAAAGTTCAAACTGACGGTACCAGAAGAATCGACATTGATACTGAGCTACATTGGTTATATCAGCCAGGAGATTATTGTAGGAAGTCGGAATGATTTCAGCATTGAAATGGCATCCGATCAGAAGCAACTTTCGGAGGTCGTCGTGATTGGGTACGGTACGCAAAAAAAGGGCGATATCACTAGTTCGGTGGCCAGCGTGAAGCGAGAGGATTTTATCAAAGGAACCGTGCGTGATGCTGCTCAGCTGGTGCAGGGAAAAGTGGCAGGTTTACGCATAACCACACCCAGCGGCTCTCCGGCGGCCAATACGCAGATCAACCTGCGCGGTATCAACTCGATCAATGGAACGTCTGACCCGCTGATCCTCGTCGACGGTATTCCCGGCGGCCTGAACACGGTCGCTCCCGAGGACATTGAGTCTGTGGACGTACTGAAAGACGGTTCTGCCGCTGCGATTTACGGTACGAGGGCAACAGGAGGTGTCATTTTGATCACGACCCGCAAAAATAAGGGTGGATCGAAGTCAACGATTGAGTATTCCAATTATGTCAATATCCAAACCATCGCCAGGCGCCCCGAGCTACTCACAGGCGACGATTATCGACAGAAAATCAAGGAAGGAATTGACTACCAGGATTACGGCGGCAACACGGACTGGCTTTCCGAAATCATGCAAAAACCGGTAAGTCACAATCACAACCTTACGCTTTTTGGCGGCAACAGTACTACCAATTTCACAGGTTCAGTCAACTACCGCGATTGGGAAGGAATTTTCCTGAGATCGGGACAAAACAGGTTTACGGGCCGCGCCGACCTGAACCATTCAATGTTCAACAACAAACTGAAAACCAATCTTCAACTGATCAATCGGGTAACCCGTTCCAAAGGGCCGGTAAACCCTGCGGATAATGCTGCCTGGGGCTACATTTATCGCCAGGCGATCATTCGTAACCCGACTGACCGTGTGAGAACCGATACCGGTGCGTGGCAGGAAAGAGATGGCTACTTCTACGAAAACCCTGTTTCGCGTATTTATGAATCCGATTTTGAAGGTACCTATAAAGAAATGCGGATGAGCGGAAGCCTGGACTACGCGCCAATCAATGATTTGAATTTCAAGCTGTTGGTTTCAAGCGTACAGAACAATGGCCTGGAAGGAAACTCAACGACATTCAAACACACCAACACGCGGCTCAGTAACCAGAATGCAACAGCTGGCCGCTTCACCTCCGCAAACGACGAAAAACTGCTGGAACTGACCGGTAATTATGCCAAATCATTTGGTAAACACCGCCTGACGTTACTAGGCGGATACAGCTGGCAGGACGCTACTTACGAATCCTTTTCAGCGAGCAACTGGGACTTCCCTACCGACGCTTACGACTGGAACAACCTGGGTGCAGGTGGCGCTTTGCAAAAAGGACAGGCTTCCATGGGTAGTACCAAAAACAAATGGCAGCTGGCAGGTTTCTTCGGCCGGTTTACATATAGTTTCGATGAAAAATACCTGTTTATGGCCAGCGTTCGCCGCGAAGGTTCGTCACGATTCGGGGTAAATAACCAATGGGGTACTTTTCCAGCTGCCTCGGTGGGTTGGAGAATCAGTAAAGAAAGCTTTTTGGAAAATATCATAGGCAATGCTGAGATCAAGCTGCGGGCTGGTTTCGGGATCACCGGTACGATTGCGAATTCGCCTTACCTGTCTCAGATTAGCTACAATTTCAGCCGTAACGAAGGTGCATTTATCGGTGGCAAATGGGTGCCTGGCTTTGTTCCGGCCCGGAACTTCAACCCCGATCTGCGCTGGGAGAAAAAAGAAGAAGTCAATGCAGGTGTTGATTTTGGTTTCATGAAAAACAGGATCAGTGGTTCTATCGACTTTTATAGCAGAAAGGTGAAGGATTTGCTTTATGATTTCCCTGTTCCAGTGCCTCCATACCTGACGGGTTCGATGTTCCTCAATGCGGGTACAATGAAAAACGAAGGTCTTGAAATTCTGTTAAACCTGGTACCGGTACAAACTGCATCATTCCAGTGGAATTCAGGGTTCACGTACTCTACCAACCGTAATAAACTGGTGAGTCTTTCCAATGACCAGTTTAAGGCTTCTAACGACTTTTTTGATGCAGGATACACCGGCGAACCGATTCAGATCAGCACCCACCGTGTGAAAGTAGGCGAACCAATCGGACGTTTCTTCGTATGGAAAAGCGTAGGCGTTGACGAAAAAGGCGGCTGGCTGATCGAGAATAAAGACGGCGAGATCATTCCAATTGCCGATGCACAGCCCGAGGATCGTCAATACTACGGAAATGGCATTCCGAAACACAATTTGGGCTGGAACAACTCGGTACGATACAAAAACTTTGACCTGGCCGTGAACATGCGCGGTGCATTTGGATACGACGTGCTGAATTACCAGAGCATGTTCTACAACAACCCGAAAAACAAGGCATATAACATGATGAAAACGGCGTATGATCCGATTGACGGTAAGGTTTTGAACAATGACCTGGTATATGTGTCCCACTACATTGAAAACGGTAATTACTGGAAAATCGACAATGTGACATTGGGTTATACCCTGCCCCAGAACCTGATCAAAGGCATGAAAAACGCGCGCGTATTTGTTTCAGGACTAAACCTGGCAACCATTACAGGTTATACCGGAATTGACCCCGAAGGCGTATCAATGACCGGTTTCGATCCCGGAAGTGACCAGCGCGACAAATATGCCACTACCCGCACATTCACTGCCGGACTTAGCGTAACATTCTGA
- a CDS encoding PVC-type heme-binding CxxCH protein, with translation MKKLLLNLLCFLIIASCAKKPSSSTAVVTSATPSEGRRLEILFLGHDSKHHDSEKYFPSLSLPLFQKGINLTYTSDPNALNAENLSQYDGLVIYANHNTITPSQETALKDFVEGGKALIPLHAASFCFQNSDWYIKAVGGQFQTHKYGTFTAPITKPEHPVMAGLKPFETWDETYVHTKLNPDITILQERIEGDHHEPWTWVRTQGKGRVFYTAYGHDERTWKQKGFQDLVTNGIIWAVNDEAKAQFARLKLPVPEFKDADVPNYEKRDPAPKFQLPLSPAESQKLIQVPVDFELQLFASEPDIVKPIAMAWDEKGRLWVIETEDYPNEIRTEDGTGRDRIKICEDTNGDGKADKFTVFADKLNIPTSLTFANGGLIVAQAPHFIFLKDTNGDDKADIRENIISGWGKSDTHAGPSNLKYGLDNKVWGVLGYAGFRGTVNGKATNFSQGIYRFDQDGKNLEYIGRTSNNTWGLGFSEDFEVFISTANGNYSGHFAMPLEYLKRTVADGSGNTVYQLDSHYDMNYLTPGLRQVDFHGGFTAAAGHNLYTARNFPKQYWNATAFVCEPTGRLLYQAMLKPKGAGYKEKNGFNLLASSDEWFSPVHAEVGPDGAVWVADWYSFIIQHNPTPRGFENGKGNAYINPLRDNKHGRIYRVVYKKAKPYTPLKLDKNDAAGLLAALKNDNMFWRTTAQRLIVESQNKTLIPELIKMVNDLSVDEIGLNSAAVHALWTLQGLGALDGSNENAYHTVVRAMRHPAAGVRKNAVKLLPRNEKTLSALKWTNSINDPDLKVRLATIQALTDLPASEEIGKMLYLAGQDSENAADEYLSQAIFSGVIKHEAGFKNAAAKLKDSTLTARIERGLVQETYILNLWSPPIYHPDVTAKELKINAIVTKADKDLAGVIVSQGNKQNGYSLYMQDGKLYWLVKQNGTVYQIRSEQKLPDDRFNIVATLAEGGKMTLAIDDEKPVSGQAAALFTKPFDPEEIRLGRDLRDENRVGAYPENARLQGWLDVKSTLHLNQVVKGQSDVKVSVVPFDEKPAVVKKGVGTPVTINLKVIEHEMKFDKKTFTVKAGQKVTIRFTNPDFMQHNLLIAAPGTLEKVGAAADLLARESNAIAMNYVPKMSEILHSTELVSPEASATLVFIAPDKPGDYPFLCTVPGHWRIMNGIMKVQ, from the coding sequence ATGAAAAAGCTCTTACTCAATCTCCTCTGTTTCTTAATCATCGCCAGCTGCGCCAAAAAGCCTAGCTCGTCAACAGCCGTGGTTACCTCTGCAACACCCAGCGAGGGTCGGCGGCTCGAAATCCTATTCCTGGGCCACGACAGCAAGCATCATGACTCTGAGAAATATTTCCCGTCGCTGTCATTGCCTCTTTTCCAGAAAGGCATTAACCTGACTTACACCTCCGATCCCAATGCATTAAATGCTGAAAACCTGAGCCAGTACGACGGGCTGGTGATTTATGCTAACCACAATACCATTACCCCATCGCAGGAAACTGCATTGAAAGATTTTGTGGAGGGTGGCAAGGCGCTGATTCCGTTACACGCTGCCTCTTTCTGTTTTCAAAATTCGGATTGGTATATCAAAGCGGTAGGCGGACAGTTTCAGACGCACAAATATGGAACCTTCACTGCCCCTATCACCAAGCCGGAGCATCCGGTCATGGCTGGCTTGAAGCCGTTTGAAACTTGGGACGAAACCTACGTGCATACCAAGTTGAACCCAGACATTACCATTTTACAAGAGCGCATTGAAGGAGACCATCACGAGCCCTGGACCTGGGTGCGGACACAAGGAAAAGGGCGGGTTTTCTACACGGCTTATGGTCATGACGAGCGTACTTGGAAACAAAAAGGCTTTCAGGATCTGGTCACAAACGGAATTATCTGGGCTGTGAACGATGAAGCCAAAGCGCAGTTCGCCAGATTGAAACTACCTGTTCCCGAGTTCAAAGACGCCGATGTTCCCAACTATGAAAAACGTGATCCTGCTCCCAAATTCCAACTTCCGCTCTCCCCTGCCGAATCTCAGAAACTGATCCAGGTACCGGTCGATTTCGAATTGCAACTATTTGCATCAGAGCCAGATATCGTTAAACCCATTGCGATGGCGTGGGACGAAAAGGGGCGGCTATGGGTCATTGAAACAGAAGATTATCCCAATGAAATTCGTACCGAAGATGGTACCGGCAGGGACAGGATCAAGATCTGTGAAGATACGAACGGCGACGGTAAGGCAGACAAATTCACCGTGTTCGCGGATAAGTTGAACATTCCTACCAGTCTTACTTTTGCCAATGGTGGCTTAATCGTGGCGCAGGCACCGCATTTCATTTTTTTGAAAGACACCAATGGTGACGACAAGGCTGATATCCGTGAAAATATCATCAGTGGATGGGGCAAAAGCGATACGCATGCCGGGCCATCGAACCTGAAATATGGATTGGATAACAAGGTTTGGGGTGTGCTGGGCTATGCCGGTTTCCGAGGCACTGTGAATGGTAAGGCTACTAATTTCAGTCAGGGAATTTACCGGTTTGATCAGGACGGTAAAAATCTGGAATACATCGGAAGAACCTCCAATAATACCTGGGGACTAGGCTTTTCGGAAGATTTTGAGGTTTTTATTTCCACCGCCAATGGTAATTATAGCGGCCATTTCGCTATGCCGCTCGAATATCTGAAAAGAACGGTCGCGGATGGCTCAGGGAACACGGTGTACCAGCTGGACTCGCATTATGATATGAATTACCTCACGCCGGGTTTGCGTCAGGTGGATTTCCATGGCGGCTTTACCGCGGCTGCGGGGCATAACTTGTACACCGCCCGAAACTTTCCGAAACAGTACTGGAATGCAACTGCATTTGTCTGTGAACCGACGGGGCGGCTTTTGTACCAGGCTATGTTGAAACCAAAAGGCGCGGGTTACAAAGAGAAAAACGGTTTCAATTTGCTGGCAAGTTCCGACGAATGGTTCTCTCCTGTACACGCGGAGGTAGGCCCGGACGGCGCTGTGTGGGTGGCGGACTGGTATAGTTTCATCATTCAGCACAACCCTACTCCGCGGGGATTTGAGAATGGGAAAGGCAATGCGTACATCAACCCACTCAGGGATAACAAGCATGGACGTATATACAGGGTCGTTTACAAAAAAGCAAAACCTTACACGCCACTCAAACTTGATAAAAACGACGCGGCCGGACTACTCGCGGCATTGAAAAACGACAACATGTTCTGGCGCACCACTGCTCAGCGACTAATCGTGGAATCACAGAACAAAACACTGATACCGGAGCTGATCAAAATGGTGAATGACCTTTCCGTGGACGAAATCGGGCTGAATAGTGCTGCGGTACATGCGCTGTGGACATTGCAAGGGCTCGGCGCATTGGACGGCTCGAATGAGAATGCCTACCATACCGTTGTGCGGGCCATGCGTCATCCGGCTGCTGGCGTTCGTAAAAATGCTGTGAAGTTGCTTCCGCGTAATGAAAAGACACTTTCTGCATTGAAATGGACCAATTCAATCAATGATCCTGATCTGAAAGTACGGCTTGCTACCATTCAGGCGCTGACTGACTTACCTGCATCGGAGGAGATTGGCAAAATGCTTTATCTGGCTGGTCAGGATTCGGAGAATGCGGCCGATGAATATTTGTCGCAGGCCATATTTTCGGGTGTGATCAAACATGAGGCTGGGTTCAAAAATGCTGCCGCTAAGCTGAAAGACAGTACATTAACAGCCAGAATTGAGCGCGGACTCGTGCAGGAAACATACATTCTCAATCTCTGGTCACCACCGATCTATCATCCTGATGTAACGGCCAAAGAACTGAAAATCAATGCGATTGTAACGAAAGCAGACAAAGACCTGGCTGGGGTCATCGTATCGCAAGGCAACAAGCAGAACGGTTACAGCCTGTATATGCAGGACGGAAAATTGTACTGGCTGGTCAAACAAAATGGCACCGTTTACCAGATTCGCTCGGAGCAAAAGTTGCCGGATGACCGTTTCAACATTGTAGCGACATTGGCGGAAGGTGGTAAAATGACATTGGCCATTGATGATGAAAAACCGGTTTCTGGCCAGGCAGCAGCATTGTTTACCAAGCCATTTGACCCCGAAGAAATTCGGCTCGGCCGCGACCTGCGGGATGAAAACCGGGTGGGTGCTTATCCCGAGAACGCGAGGCTGCAAGGCTGGCTGGACGTCAAAAGTACATTGCACCTGAACCAGGTTGTGAAAGGCCAAAGTGATGTGAAAGTCTCAGTGGTGCCGTTCGACGAAAAACCGGCAGTTGTCAAAAAAGGTGTCGGAACGCCGGTAACCATTAACCTCAAAGTGATTGAGCATGAGATGAAATTTGACAAAAAGACATTTACCGTAAAAGCAGGGCAAAAAGTAACCATACGCTTTACCAACCCCGATTTTATGCAGCATAACCTGCTCATTGCCGCGCCGGGGACATTGGAAAAAGTAGGCGCCGCCGCCGATTTGCTCGCCAGGGAATCCAATGCGATCGCTATGAACTATGTACCGAAAATGAGTGAAATTCTGCATTCAACGGAGCTGGTAAGTCCCGAAGCCAGTGCCACACTGGTATTCATCGCACCCGACAAACCAGGCGATTACCCCTTCCTGTGCACCGTACCGGGACATTGGAGGATCATGAACGGAATTATGAAAGTGCAATAA